The DNA window taactCTCCTATGTAGAAGAGGTTTAGATGCATTCTTCGACTAATATTACCATCATTActgattgtattattattaaagcgtTTTTGCATAAAACATATGTATTAATTTGCCTCAGATCTGATCGTAAatatttgtgatatatatatatatatatatatatatatatatatatatatatatatatatatatatatatatatatatatatatttttttttttttttttttttttaaataaatccattcAACCATAGGTTGATACATGCATGAGATCACGTGAGCGCATCATCCTTAAACGTGGGTGGATCTAAAGATCCGCATTAATACTAATATCCCACTCCTTATTTAGGCTTAATGCAAATATTGACTGATTACAGTCTGAACCAGACACTATctatagaataataataacaataattaatattgtttcacgattattattttaacaataacaattgttattattattgtcattataatcataataacaatattattatcgTTGttgttaataacaatattattgttgttataagACAAAAGGTCTAAAGGTCGTTTTTAATCCGagactgaatttttttttgatacgATTACATGACACTGATAAATCTAAGATCACTGAACCCACGCTGTTGGGTTGCACAAAACGAGTGGCGCATGCGCCCTCCAGTGTCCTTTGACAATACTACATATGTGACAGCAACACAACGTATCTTACTTTCCCTGTCTTTCGCAAACCAAAACGCTAAAGTTTCCACGTGCAACAAATCCCCGACGTTCTTTTCCGGCTCACAAAAACTGGCATTAAAGCTGCAAAGGCGGCAATACGAATGCAAATTGTTCCAAATGCACTATTAGCCGCTAGTAAAGCCGAAGCTAACACATCTGAACACGTCCTGCGCGTGAAAACAGAAAACTCTGTGTCTGTGCGCACTGAGAAATTCAGCCGTGTCTTGCTCTCGGGATGCGCCTTTAAGGATTCCTCCCCCGGCTTTCCTGGACTGACCTCTTCCCTTTGAAACCACTTCCTCCCCTTTCTCCCAATCGGCCATGTTTAATTTGACTCATTCATGAAAAGTTATGTAAACACAACAGTAAAGCCATGGCCGCGAAAGCTACGCAGTGAGCGATGCTCGGTTACAGAGCTGCATCGTGATCTTCCGTGTGGACGCGGCGCGTCGTTTCGTGCAGAGCGAGCGTTAATCAGCAGCAGTGGGAATAAAGAATAGCGCGCGAGGCTTCGCCAGGTGGGCACGCGCTCTTACCGAATTCACATCAGTGGCGTAGAAACTAAAGGATAGCGTTTAATACACGAAGTCATTCATAACGTTAGCCTGCTCGGTCCGCGACTAAGAAAGTTTAGTTCGTGGGAAACGATACGTCAAGCATATAAGCGGCGACTTCTCCGGCAGCGACGTATTGTTGCCATTGTTTATCCAAGAAATTCCCGTTTGCTCCTCTTGTCATCGCTTGACACATTaagagcaaacaaaacaaatgcattcgTTTCAAtggaaaatgcttttattattattattagtattattattttcgaCCTCAGCGTTGCACGTGTGTTCTATGCGTGTCATTTTTGTTAAGTTTTCCCTTTAAGGCCTATATTTTGACAAACCTAAATTGTCATCACTGGCTAGTTTCCCCTAAGCTCCCCTCATGTCAAATGATCTCATTTTAATTGCTACACTTAACAAGGTGCCTTATTGAAGTGTGGTTTTGTTCAATAGGAAATCATGAGGAAAAAGCAGAATGTGAAAAACAGGAAAGCAGAAGAGACGACGGTCGTCCAGGAGTTTGCGGTGGAAAAAATAATCCGCAGGAGAGTCAACGATGGAAAAGTCGAATACTATCTAAAGTGGAAAGGCTTCACGGAGTGAGTTTCTGGAACGGGCGCTGCCCGTGTGTCAGGTATTAGGAATACTTACCACAATATGACATGTCTGCCGTGCTTTCCACAGTGCGGAGAATACCTGGGAGCCAGAGGACAACCTGGACTGTCCTGAACTGATAGAAGAGTTTCTCAGAAACCTAACCGTCTCAGGAGAGACCGAACGAGAGGGGTGTCAGTCTCTTGACCTGGAGGTCCGGCCCAAGCAAGAGTTAACCGAGCTGGATGCTGATATGGTTAGTGTCTTTATATACTGTACTGGTGCGTTTACCTTCACTACTGTTGCCATATTAGTGAGCATTTTGTACcccaaaaatacatcaaatttaataatgttaGATAACTACCAAATGCTTGCCATAATATGAATAACTGTAAGTGCATTGTATAGAGCAAAGGAGTTCGGTTTCCAAAGAGTTTAGTTTTAATCAGGCACACCtaaaccagctaatcaagggaTTGTTAGAGGAggtggagctaaactctgcagccTGGACCTTCAGGAGCAGGATTAAACACCTTTGCTACAGAGTTTTAGTCTTGTACATGTTTtccaaaaactatatatataacgtaTGCATCCCTCTCGTCAGGCTTTATGATCGTTTGATTGTGTGTCTGGAATAATGCAGGCTCACCAGCAGCCTCAGGAGGAGCTCATCGAGAGGGGGAACGAGGAGGTTGATGATCATAACGCCGAGATCCCAGCAGGCCAGTCCAGCAACCCAGAACCAGACTGCATCATCGGATGCACAGATCAACAAGGAGAGCTCATGTTCCTCATCAAGTGGTACAATTTCTACACTGGACCATATGTGGAGTTTCTCTACACTCTTAATTTTGAATGCTgtgatgctatttttaaatatttaatcaatgcactgatatttttttttttttatcagatcaGGCTTTTATAGGCAACTACATTTTAACTCGGCTTTAATGCTTCGCATCAAAGCGTCTGTACTGGCAAGCTGTTTAGATAAGCATCAAGCTTTGTTGTCATTTCCACAATATCAGTgatattataaaactaaaataaacagtaactgtaatgcattttttttaattctgttcatCTAGTtgccaaaacaacatttagaaTCATAATTTATCTTAACGTAATGTAATAAAGGaacagaaactgaaataaaattgaacAAAAGCTATATACCAACACCAATAACAATGACAAGCACATGACAAAACTGAAACcagaaaatacatatttatatatatatatatatatatatatatataaatgtaatatcacTGAGATAATATTTGTTTCTATATtcacttttatattattaaaatgatatattttaaatcagctttttatatttttagttttagctatttttacaTGCACTGTATTCATTGTATActcttgtcatttttataatattttggtatactttttactgttttaaaattctTGCCTAAAAGAATTTTTATTCCAGTTTCATAGTTATTTTTGCACccaaacttattttatttccgCTATTCGCCAAGTGCTTTGCCTaatattcctgttttattttaggctCATTTCAGTTggctaaaaaacattttagtttttgtttaacgCTGAGCTGTTACCGccgtttcctttctttttcgtGCCTATGCTtctcttcaaaacaaaaacggagagaaaggatgaaagcaaaagcaaagCGCGCAGAGCAGTTTGCTGTAATCCACGTCTGCAGCTGCCGATTATGCGCTTTTGATTTCCTGTATTTGTCCATTAACGCTTTCCTTCGTCTCAGGAAAAACGCCGACGAGGTGGCTTTACTGTCGGCCGGAGAGGCCAGTAAAAGGTGGCCAGAGATGGTGATCCGCTTTTACGAGGACAAGCTGACCTGGCACGGAGAAGACGAGCAGTGAGAGAGAAATATGTAGCAGTGGACACTACTGTACCTCCCGGcagctttaaacacacacaaacactgtggCATAGGTTTACCGTTTGATGTACCGTGTATTCAAAGTGTGCGAATCCACACTCCAATGTGAAGCTCTTCCCCGCACACCGACCTGTAGAAATGTGACCGGAGCGCTAGGGCTCTGCTGTAGTGCATGGTTTTACGTGGTTTACTAATCATTCAGATGTCGTCGTATCTCTCGCTCCGTTGTTTGAAAGTTCATTCGTGACGTTTATCATTCTGTCCTCTTCGTTACTATGATCTAAACTGTGATTACGCATAGGAGATGACGCCGGGTGGCACAAAACCTGCCGGAGAGAGAGCAACTGTTTGATGTGTAGATGTACTGTTATCCCCCCCACCCCCCGGCCGCGCACTTATTCAAGTTATACTGTGACGGATCCCGTGATCTGCGAGGGTTACACGCAGGTAGAAGATTTGCACAAAGCCCATTCTAGAATGTAGCCTATACaatcacgtttttttttgtgtcgGTTTCGTAGCGGTAGCGTAAACGGGCCGTTTGGGGTTTCGAGGTTTCGTGTTTTGAGCCGTTTGTCCTGCAGTTTCGATCTCGTGCGCTTCCTGTTTTCTGTAAAGATCACTGTTAACCTTTAATCTCGAGTAAGGAATCTCTAggtgctttaaataaacataaaattaccTCAAAAGTGTTGTGATTGTTCTTGCGTTACGTCAGTCTTCtgtaaataagttttaaaacaaaCGACTATAATAACTAGCTACCTTTGGTACGTTTTAGTAACAATgagatattttataatgttgtttgtattttattcatataataataatctgaatttgtttcaaaagtttttgaacGGTAAgattttttggtgtttttttctgctcaccaaacctgcttttatttgattcaaagtaacagtaaaaaagttacttatttttattattcaaaataacttttctatttgaatagttttaaaatgtaattaattcctatgatttcaaatctgaatttttagcatcattgctCCATCACGACGCTTTACAAATCATTTAATGTTATGATAATAGAACGTTAAGAATTgtctaaaatagaaatatttttgtattacagcaaaaatgctgaaaatgtttactttttattttgatcttgttttatttattttttacaggtctatatatttttgctgcttttttctattttaattccagtaatgaacatgttttttttttttttttttggttttaatttcagCTAAATGTAATAAACCCGTTGTTATCCGTGATATCAAGAGGTTTGAAAAGCCGTACATGAATAACTGCGTAGTTGTTTCAAACACGCAGGCGTTATGATTACGGTACCCATTTTTTCCAGCTGCTTTTTcgtgctctttttatttttatggcagCGCTAGTCTGCTCCGTCTCTGGTGGCTGGTAAAAATGAAGCACCGCTGTCCGTCAGAGACACCAAATGAGCTTGGATGTTTTTCCCCAGTCTACAGTTCCCATGAATCAGCCCCGGTTGGTCAACAAGCCCAATGTCTCATGAAAATACTTCCCTTTTTATTCTTCCCATTTTTTTGAAACCTCTGAGCACTGAGTACATGTGTCCTTGTCCAGTCTGAGTTTGTGAGCGTGTGCGTGAGGTATCCTCAAGCGTTCTTGGACTTATGCAGGAATTCACCGGCGTGTGGGTGAGGGATCCTCGCATCCAGAAAGAGGATTTCTGGCATGCTTACATGGATTATGAAATCTGTATACATGTAAGTGCAGTGAGAACATAAGCTACATTATATATGAAGAGGGCAGCAACCTCTTGACctctctttttatttcacatttactcAGACAAACAGTTTGGCCTTCACTAAGAAGAGTTCCTGTGTGCGGCGGAGATACAGCGAGTTCGTGTGGCTAAGAAAAAAGCTACAGGAAAATGCCATGCTCATGTATGTAACCACGCGTCCCGTTATTGATGTTTACTTCGATCGCTGATGGTTAATGGTTTGTGATTGGGTCAATGATGTTAAACACTTTATGAAAATGTCATAACCCACATTTTTAGACAATTTCATCGATATCCTTGTTTCATGCATTATCCCATCTGGATAGATTTTGTACAATTTAATACAGAAATTAACACGATCATCATAGAAGGATGATTGAgcaaagaatgaaagaaacattttagcaaatgtattttttaacaaataaatatgagcgtctgacatttgttattttgataaataaattagaGGTCATCGAAGCATTGACCCAGTTTGTATCctggtaaatgaaaaaaaatactaattgcTTATTGTTGCTAATTACTAGTTACTACCACTttagcatttataaatattcattaaagcaagcatttattatttcttttatatttttagattatttttaataattttgctgtaatttttgGTAATTAAAATTAGCATAAGCGtaagtttttcttctttttttttttttttggtcacacttttgGTCACTGTTTGGGAACCAATATTATCTAACATATGACTTTTTCCctaataaactcctaattaaTGCTACTAACGCTTATTAGTCAAGTAcggtagttaagtttaggtattgaatAGAATATGGTcgggcattaatatgtgctttataagtataATAAACAACCAATATGCTTACTGGTATGCTAATTACCATATTATGCAGCTGTATTGTAGCCATGTTAAAATAAACGTTTACTCATTAGACATTTTCTATTTGACAAACGTAAACTGAACTTCTGTTGTTGTCTCTGAATTGCAGAACGCATCTACCCAAACTTCCTCCAAAAAACCCGTTCTTCAGTCTCAACAATGCCAGAGAGATCGGGGCCCGCATGGAAGGGCTCAGGAAATTTCTAGAAGAGTGAGTATCAAACTAGATCTACAGAACGGCAAACACAAAACCGTGACCGCGAGAACACATTAAGCTTGCGATCTTGGTTCTTCATCTCTTCGGTctcaaaaaaacacagcagctgaAATTGCTTTTGGTTTCTGTGATCAGTTACTGCATATACTTGCATCCTCAAGGGTGGTTCACAGCCCGGTGCTGCTTTCGGACAGCTGCTTGCATCTCTTCCTGCAGTCCCAGCTAAGCGTGAAGAAAATGGAGGCCTGCGCCAAAGGCCGGAGTCGCTACACTGTCTCTGAGGCCATCTGCAGTTTCGCCTCAGGAAACAAACGCTTTGAATCTCAGTCTGAAGACAGCATGGAAGAAGAGGACGATAACTGTGAATCAGACTGATGGACTATTTTCTGCTAAGACATTGCTGAGGAGCGTAACGTTCAACGCTGAAGATTACACGAGGAGACGAAGCAACGGGGAAAAAGTTACCATCATTGTTGCAGCGCTCTTACTCTCTGTATCGATGAATCTGTACTGATGAAGATAAcctaataaattcatttatttaaaccgCATTAATGTCTTCCTTGGCAATCGAGTGAATGTATAAAAGCATAATGTGGCCTGTGCGGAAGACAGTTTGTTGTTAAAACTACAGATGCGCGCTGAGAGGTTTACGAGAGGGAATTTATGCTCGCGCGCGTGAAGTCCCTAAACGCAATAACCGCGTCCTAATAAGCAAATACAGAGCATTAAGATATTATGTGATTTAAACCCGCCCTCGCGGAGCTAAATCCTAATAATAATCTCTGCTCAAACCATTTTATTGCCATACTTAGCCATAAAAGATCATTGTCTGGATGTCATACAAATCGCGCCTTCTCGTAAATATTTAACAGTCGCGCGAGGCCGCGCGTGACCAACAGATGGCGCCGCCGCTCTTCCGCCTGTTTTTCCGGTCCCGCAGAACCAAAACCATAAACATTTCATCGCAGAGGGAAAAAAGCCCTCGAAGCTAGCAGTATTTTCCTTTTTCGAATCGTCCATTGCTTGCGCAGGCTTTGACGGGGATATCAAATCATCGAGACGTTTCAGTGCGGGAGGATAAAGATAGGACCTGTTCTATCGCCACAAGCAAGGGGTTTAAAGTATAGCCAAGCATcatcaaataaactaaattatatctaaaatcattaaaataaaatttaggcCAGAACAAAGGGTCACGGTGGGGCCGGTATAGTAAGGCCCCGTCAGATAGGCTTTGATTATGGCaagccattttaacatttaatccaTACTAGTACTATTTTCCTGCTACTAGTACTTATTTATTAGATACGAGTACGTTCTCATTAGACGCCAGTACTTATTCATTAGGcactaatatgtattttttttagatactaATACTCATTCATTAGATACTAGTACCTACTGATTCATCAAATACTAGTACTTATCTATTAGATACTATAACGATGGCTGTGCTGTGATTTTGGCTATATGTAAAATAGAGTTAGAATATGTATTTTAACTGAAAGCTCTGCTCCACTCAGCCACTGGCTGAACAGAGCAGACccagagagaggtgtgtgtgcgcTGGGAAAACAAGACAGTCGGTCACAGACACTCGCAAGGtttgtccgagaagtcgctcgAATTGTCGCAAGtcacttttttggaaaaatgtttcCAAGGGGGTTTGAAAAGTCGCAAAATCCAACGAAAAACTGGTTGACAAAACTGGGGATGTCCTGGAACGCCATGAGTGAGTTTCTGCACGAGGGTGCCCTCTGGCTATGAGTatgactgaaaataaatgacatgaaCTGAGTTCTCAGTATTGCTTACAAAACcctaattcataaaaaataaaaaataaatgcattaattaagaACTTTGAGGTACACATATGCAAATCCTTACGTCTTTTTTCTCTTGcagctatatatttattactatatgTATTCTTAAATACTCAGTTTTGTATATTATAGTAAAATAGTGATATTACAAAAGCAATATTGctcattttgtttaatgtttttatttagaaataataataatca is part of the Puntigrus tetrazona isolate hp1 chromosome 16, ASM1883169v1, whole genome shotgun sequence genome and encodes:
- the snx10b gene encoding sorting nexin-10B — protein: MQEFTGVWVRDPRIQKEDFWHAYMDYEICIHTNSLAFTKKSSCVRRRYSEFVWLRKKLQENAMLITHLPKLPPKNPFFSLNNAREIGARMEGLRKFLEEVVHSPVLLSDSCLHLFLQSQLSVKKMEACAKGRSRYTVSEAICSFASGNKRFESQSEDSMEEEDDNCESD
- the LOC122361125 gene encoding chromobox protein homolog 3-like isoform X1; its protein translation is MRKKQNVKNRKAEETTVVQEFAVEKIIRRRVNDGKVEYYLKWKGFTDAENTWEPEDNLDCPELIEEFLRNLTVSGETEREGCQSLDLEVRPKQELTELDADMAHQQPQEELIERGNEEVDDHNAEIPAGQSSNPEPDCIIGCTDQQGELMFLIKWYNFYTGPYVEFLYTLNFECCDAIFKYLINALIFFFFYQIRLL
- the LOC122361125 gene encoding chromobox protein homolog 3-like isoform X2, encoding MRKKQNVKNRKAEETTVVQEFAVEKIIRRRVNDGKVEYYLKWKGFTDAENTWEPEDNLDCPELIEEFLRNLTVSGETEREGCQSLDLEVRPKQELTELDADMAHQQPQEELIERGNEEVDDHNAEIPAGQSSNPEPDCIIGCTDQQGELMFLIKWKNADEVALLSAGEASKRWPEMVIRFYEDKLTWHGEDEQ